A stretch of the Arachis stenosperma cultivar V10309 chromosome 6, arast.V10309.gnm1.PFL2, whole genome shotgun sequence genome encodes the following:
- the LOC130935006 gene encoding rapid alkalinization factor-like, producing the protein MASAFVLLTLFMFTVVMSMSLPKATAVGDHRLRLVAMRARSCQGSIEECMEEGELVGMESSSSHRRILATSQYISYQALQRNTVPCSQRGASYYNCKPGAEANPYTRGCATITRCRNS; encoded by the coding sequence ATGGCAAGTGCCTTTGTCCTCCTAACCTTGTTTATGTTCACGGTAGTGATGTCCATGTCTCTGCCTAAGGCAACCGCCGTAGGCGACCATCGCCTAAGGTTGGTGGCAATGAGAGCAAGAAGTTGCCAAGGCTCCATAGAAGAGTGCATGGAAGAGGGTGAGTTGGTGGGGATGGAGTCTTCATCATCGCACAGGCGCATTCTAGCAACGTCGCAGTACATAAGCTATCAAGCGCTGCAGCGGAACACAGTACCATGCTCTCAAAGAGGTGCTTCCTACTACAACTGCAAGCCAGGTGCAGAGGCTAATCCTTATACCCGTGGTTGCGCCACCATCACTCGTTGCCGCAATAGTTAG
- the LOC130935005 gene encoding bifunctional protein FolD 2 — protein sequence MATVIDGKAVAQTIRSEIAEEVRALSQKYGKVPGLAVVIVGNRKDSQSYVGMKRKACAELGIKSFDIDLPEQVSESDLIKQVHQLNVNPDVHGILVQLPLPKHINEEKILSEISLEKDVDGFHPLNIGKLAMKDRDPLFLPCTPKACMELLSRSGVSIKGKKAVVVGRSNIVGLPASLLLLKADATVTIVHSRTTQPESIIREADIVIAAAGQPMMIKGSWIKPGAAVIDVGTNAVDDPTKKSGYRLVGDVDFEEASKVAGWITPVPGGVGPMTVTMLLHNTLEGAKRCFEKNH from the exons ATGGCCACCGTAATCGACGGCAAGGCGGTGGCGCAAACTATCAGATCTGAGATCGCGGAGGAAGTGCGCGCCCTCTCTCAAAAGTACGGCAAG GTTCCGGGGTTGGCGGTGGTGATAGTAGGGAACAGGAAGGACTCGCAGAGTTACGTGGGAATGAAGAGAAAGGCGTGTGCTGAATTAGGGATTAAGTCTTTCGACATTGACCTTCCCGAACAAGTTTCCGAATCCGATTTGATTAAGCAAGTTCACCAGCTCAATGTTAACCCTGATGTTCACG GTATATTGGTTCAGCTTCCATTGCCAAAGCATATCAATGAAGAGAAAATTCTCAGTGAAATCAGCCTTGAGAAGGATGTGGATGGCTTCCATCCTCTCAACATTGGAAAGCTTGCAATGAAAGACAGAGATCCACTCTTCCTTCCTTGTACTCCCAAG GCATGTATGGAACTCTTATCGCGAAGTGGTGTAAGTATAAAGGGGAAGAAAGCGGTGGTGGTTGGTAGAAGCAACATAGTTGGATTACCAGCTTCATTGCTGCTTTTGAAAGCAGATGCAACGGTTACTATCGTCCATTCTCGCACAACTCAACCGGAAAGTATCATACGCGAAGCTGATATTGTTATCGCCGCAGCAGGGCAGCCGATGATG ATCAAGGGAAGTTGGATCAAGCCTGGAGCTGCAGTGATAGATGTCGGCACAAATGCTGTCGATGACCCGACGAAGAAGTCTGGTTACAGGCTTGTTGGTGATGTAGATTTTGAGGAAGCATCTAAAGTAGCTGGTTGGATTACTCCAGTTCCTGGTGGTGTTGGTCCAATGACTGTCACAATGTTGCTGCATAATACTCTCGAGGGTGCCAAGCGTTGCTTTGAGAAGAACCACTGA
- the LOC130933218 gene encoding heat shock factor-binding protein translates to MDGQDSEDPKQSTADMTVFVQNLLQQMQNRFQTMSDSIVTKIDEMGNRINELEQSINDLRAEMGVENSPAGGTKPEDSKEEGSA, encoded by the exons atg GACGGACAAGATTCGGAAGACCCAAAGCAAAGCACTGCTGATATGACAGTTTTT GTGCAAAATCTTCTTCAGCAGATG CAAAATAGATTCCAGACAATGTCTGACTCCATCGTCACAAAGA TTGATGAGATGGGAAACCGTATAAATGAGTTGGAGCAAAGCATCAATGACCTAAGGGCAGAGATGGGAGTGGAGAACTCGCCTGCAGGAGGTACCAAACCAGAAGATTCCAAAGAGGAGGGTTCAGCTTAA
- the LOC130935004 gene encoding protein LOW PSII ACCUMULATION 1, chloroplastic: MAVVGVGVQQQFLCSSESKWRIPTTPCNPLTNSILIRPFKKIQFSVISCSSSSSSSSPPSQAAEAETQTAESCVNLGLQLFSKGRVKDALAQFETALTLNPNPVEAQAAFYNKACCHAYRGEGKKAADSLRTALREYNLKFGTILNDPDLASFRALPEFKELQEEARIGGEDIGNSFRRDLKLISEVQAPFRGVRRFFYVAFTAAAGISLFFTLPRLIRAIQGGDGAPDLLETAGNAAINIGGIVSFVALFFWDNKKEEEQIEQISRDETLSRLPLRLTTNRVVELVQLRDTVRPVILAGKKETVSLALQRAERFRTELVRRGILLVPVIWGEGRETKTKTKIEKKGFGRPQKAAEALPSIGEDFDKRTQSIASKSKLKAEIRFKAEVVSQAEWEQWIRDQQKSEGVTVGEDVYIIMRLDGRIRRSGKGMPDWQQIVKELPEMEAFLSKLER; the protein is encoded by the exons aTGGCTGTAGTTGGAGTTGGTGTGCAGCAACAGTTTTTGTGTTCCTCTGAATCAAAGTGGAGAATTCCAACTACGCCATGCAATCCCCTTACGAACTCCATTCTCATACGCCCATTCAAAAAGATTCAATTTTCAGTCATTTcatgctcttcttcttcttcttcttcctcaccaCCGTCACAGGCCGCAGAAGCTGAAACTCAAACTGCTGAATCTTGCGTCAATTTAGGTCTTCAGCTCTTCTCCAAAGGAAGG GTTAAGGATGCTTTAGCCCAGTTTGAAACAGCGCTTACCTTGAATCCCAATCCCGTGGAGGCCCAAGCTGCTTTCTACAACAAAGCTTGCTGCCATGCATACAG AGGGGAAGGAAAGAAAGCTGCCGATAGTCTCCGTACTGCTTTGAGGGAATACAACCTAAAATTTGGTACAATTCTCAATGATCCAGACTTGGCCTCTTTTAGAGCTTTGCCTGAGTTCAAAGAACTACAAGAAGAG GCCAGGATAGGTGGGGAAGATATTGGCAACAGTTTTCGGAGAGATCTAAAACTTATTAGTGAAGTTCAGGCACCGTTTCGTGGGGTTAGGAGGTTTTTTTATGTGGCATTCACAGCAGCTGCAGGAATATCATTGTTCTTCACTCTACCCAGGCTAATCCGTGCAATTCAAGGTGGTGATGGTGCTCCTGATCTACTGGAAACTGCAGGGAATGCTGCCATTAACATTGGAG GCATTGTTTCTTTTGTGGCATTATTTTTTTGGGACAATAAAAAGGAGGAGGAGCAGATTGAACAAATATCTCGAGATGAGACACTATCAAGGCTGCCTTTGCGCTTAACAACTAATCGTGTAGTTGAACTTGTTCAGCTACGGGACACAGTTAGGCCG GTTATATTAGCTGGGAAAAAAGAAACAGTATCTTTGGCTTTGCAAAGAGCAGAACGATTTCGCACTGAGCTCGTTAGACGTGGTATCCTGTTAGTTCCTGTCATATGGGGAGAAGGTAGGGaaaccaaaacaaaaacaaaaattgagAAGAAAGGTTTTGGTCGTCCACAAAAGGCTGCTGAAGCTCTTCCGTCCATTGGG GAAGATTTTGATAAGCGAACACAGTCCATAGCTTCAAAATCAAAGTTGAAAGCAGAAATCAGGTTCAAGGCTGAAGTTGTATCGCAAGCAGAATGGGAACA GTGGATAAGAGATCAGCAGAAATCTGAAGGAGTTACTGTTGGCGAAGACGTGTACATAATAATGCGCTTAGATGGGAGGATTCGAAGATCGGGGAAA GGAATGCCTGACTGGCAGCAAATTGTGAAGGAGCTACCAGAAATGGAAGCATTTTTAAGCAAGCTGGAAAGATGA